The region TCCTGCTTCAGTGCTATGTCGAGCGATTCCTGGTGCGTGAGTACATTGAACCGTTTGGCCGGAATCTTAAGAATGCAGCACTCGGCACCGTTGATCTACAGaaatgagaaagaaaacatgaatggctgccgctgctgctgctgctgctgctgctgctggatcttAAACCTGTTCCTACCTTAAACGTTAAGTCGAGTGGAAAGTCCTGATCGATTTCGGGCCACCGTTGATCGAACACACCACCGTTCCACCTGATTACCGTGTCACTCTCCGTATCCTGCGTCGCCCGGTTCGGCACCGTAAGAAACTGTTGCCACAGCTCTGCAGCAAAATGTGGTGCCATCGGAGCTAGCATCAGAATCTGGGCTGCCAAAGCAAGCTCATACTGGCGACTAAAGGCAATCACCTCCGGTGGTACCCGACGAATCGCATTCGTTAGTCCCTGCATCTTCGATATACCGACGCTCAGTTGATGCGAGTGGCGATAGTTGAACGTTGCACCGGCCGTGAAGTAATTCCTGGCATCCCACAGTTGGTGTTCGTGCTGTTTGTACTCTTCCGTCGACGGAGGGCCTTCACCAACGGTCAGTTTCGAACGTATTTCACGGAAATCGTACATCGTCATCCAGATTCGTTTCTGCCAGTTCAAAATACCAGGAAAGGCTGTGGAGAATCGtgtaggaaaggaaagaatttAATGAACGTTCGGTTGAAATTGCAGCTGTTTTCGGTATGAAACTTACTTGCTTCAGACCAATTCCGGTGAGAGGTAGGAGCAACATCGGCCAGCAAAATGAGCCTCAAAGTATCGCAACCATGCTGACGCAGCACCTCTAGTGGATCGACTCCGTTAAGCTTGGATTTCGACATCTTTTCCCACAGCAGCGTCACCGGTTCACCAGTCGCCCTCTCGATCGCCTTACTGTTCTTCTCGTCCACGATCTCGGCCTCGGCTGCGGGGATATACTTCCCGTTACTGACCACACGGTACGATCGTCCCATAACCATGCCCTGTACGAGTAAACGTTTAAAGGGTTCGGCCGCGGAAAGCAGCCCTTTACTGTGGAGATAATGCGCTACGAAGCGTGCGTAGTACAGATGCAGCACGGCGTGCTCCTTCCCTCCAACGTACAGATCCACCGGCATTAGATGGTGTGcagcggatcgatcgaacattGCCTTGCTGTTGTGAGGATCGGCAAACCGTAGGAAATACCACGAACTATCGACAAACGTATCCATCGTATCGGATTCCCGCTGGCAGTCGGTACGTTTACAGGAAGGACACTCCGCCCGCAGCCATTCCGCGTTCTGAGCTAGCGGAACACCTACAGAATCCGTCGGTAGCCGCACGGGAAGATCCTGTTCCGGTACAGCCACAGGTCCACAACTAGGACAGTGGATGATTGGAATTGGTGTACCCCAGAACCGTTGCCGGGATATTAGCCAATCACGTAGCTTGGAGCTAACGGCATGGCCTCCTATGCGCGTCGAAAGCGCTTTCGAGAGGATTTCATCATTAGACAGTCCATTTCCATCGTTGTTTCCATTCAGATCGCTCTTTTTCAATCCAATGGCTTGGGCTATTTTACGATTCTCCTCGCTATCAACGGCTAGGTAAGTATCGCAGCCTTCGGCAAATGGGACATTCTCGGTTACTATCACCGGTAATCGGCGGCCAGTGAAAGGATTCTCACATTCCACCTTCAGTACGCAATCGTTGCCTTTGCTGGTGTTAAGCAGGTTGCTTGGATGTAAGGCGATGAACAAAGCCTTTCGTAGATCGGTTGGTTCTCGGGTCCAAATCGAAATGCTCGCTCCCTTCGCATCGTCCGCTAGTGGAAGCTCGAAGGCGTATCCTTCACACTCGCCTATCCAGTGCCGCTGCAACTTTATGATATCCTTCCAATCCTCCAAACTCGGATCATTGAGTCCTTCCAGCAAGGGTTTCGCGAAGCGTGTCGTTTTTATGAACCACTGACGCAgtaccttcttctccactttGGCGCCGGAGCGCCATGAGCACCCATTATCGTCCACCTGCTCATCGGCGAGCACCGTCTGATCTATGGGGTCCCAGTTCACCTGCGCCTCCCGTTGATACGCCAGGCCGTCCTTGAACAGCATCAGGAACAGTTGCTGTGTCCAGTGGTAGTACGAAGGGTCGCACGTAGCAAACTCGCGCTCCCAATCGAAACTGAACGCCAACATCTCGAGCTGTTTACGCATCTCCGCTATGTTACGCTGTGTCCACTTGTCCGCTGGAATGCATCGCTGGATTGCTGCATTTTCCGCCGGTAAACCGAATGCATCCCAGCCCATCGGATGCAACACATTGGCGCCGTTTAACCGATAGAACCGGGCCATCGCATCGCTGATGGTATACACCCGGACGTGACCCATGTGCAGATTGCCGGACGGATAAGGAAACATCGCCAGTACGTAGCGTTTCGCTTTGTCGGTAGCCGACGGATCGAAGCGACTATCTCCGAGCTTATTCTGCCACCGTTCTTCTATTTGCAGCTTCATTTCCGAGGTGAGCTCACGGGATGCCTACAAATAAGTATGGTAACGAAATGAAGGGCAACGATTCACCGGGCTCCAGAAACAGGACGCTTACCACTGCATCACTGGCGGAACTACAGAGATGCCTCCTTCGTTGGAAGCCGGCAAATCTTCGCAaaaccactggccactgaAGTAACCGCATGTTGAGGACTTATTTGTACTTAATTATAGCGATTAAAAGGACAAAAAGCAACGTTCTTTCCTAAATCACAACATTGCAGCCGGCTCTCCACACTTTTGTGACGTAATCGCGCTTCGTCGAAACAGCTGATTGTTTGATCGATTGTTGTGTAAACAACTATGCtgcttctcgctcactccatGAGACAGATACACCAACAATCGATCAAAACATGCCCATACTCGTGTGTCGAAAAGTTGAAGAGAATTGCGCAACTTAGTTTTACCAGTAAAAGGAGTATTTTGTCGGAAAACTGAAAATTgtgaatgataaaaatgcattaTTGATTCAATTATGAGACAACCAAACAAATGGTGCCTgagttctctctcccttcttttattctttattaaaataaGCACCAACTCTATGCTAACTACAGAGCATGAACGCATCCCATTTTTCAGACGGCCATTTTCTGCGACTTTTCTCCGGCGTGCGGACGTGTCTGCGCGTTCCATCGGAATTTTGTGCAAAGTACCGTTTTATCTGTGTGTCCAAATTGTCCCCTGTCCCGTGCTAGTAAAGTAAAGCATCGAGTTCACTCGTCTGCAGCAGGAAAACCGGCACCCCAGCCATGGGAGACTCGCTTGAGGCGACCATCCCCAGCATGGGGAGCGATCCGCCCCCGTCCGTGGTGGAGACCGAGGCGGTGGCAATAATCGATTTCGATAATTTTTCCAACTACTTGCGGAAAGCgatcacggtgctgctgccggaggaCGACGTGAAATCGTTCGGTCCCCTGAACACGGCCCTCGAGGACAGCTCGAACCAGGAGTGCATCCGCAAGTTCATCTCCGATCCGCAGACGCAGGCACTGTACATCCAGCGGAACTGCTTCAAAGGTAAGCCCCGGCATCACGTCATCAGCCGACGACCGTGGGTGTGTCATGCGTACAAGACAGGTGCAACCCGTTCCGTGGCGAAGATGAGAAATCGTCCGATGACTCATCGAAGTCGCCGAGTGGAACGGCTGGGAatgggaaaataataaaaaaaccgaTAAATACTCATTTGAGGTTACGGTTatgttcgtttcgcttcgcagaTGATGAAAACGAACCGCCGAccgaaggagaggaagagaaggactCCATTACGTACTACTTCGGTAATGATGTCCACTTTACGAGCCAACGGATGGCTTCGCTGGTGTGCATCAAGCGTGGTATGCTGATCGAGGCCGACAAATCGATCCACTCGCAGGTTCGGTTGATCAACTTTTCCGAGGGATCACCGTACGAGACGCTGCACTCGTTCATCAGCAAAACGCTGGCACCGTACTTCAAGAGCTACGTGAAGGAGTCGGGCCGAGCGGATCGCGATGGCGACAAGATGGCCCCGTcggtggagaagaagctggCCGAGCTGGAGATGGGGTTGTTGCATCTGCAGCAAAACATCGACATCCCGGAGGTGACGCTCAACATCAACGGAACGGTGGCGCAGGTCGTCAAGAAGTGTGCCGATGAGCAGCGCAAGGCGAAGATTACCGATTTCGGTGATAAGGTGCAGGACTCGACCTTCCTCAATACGCTCCAGAATGGGGTCAACCGATGGATCAAGGAGATCCAGAAGGTAACCAAGCTGGACCGTGATCCCTCGTCCGGAACGGCGCTGCAGGAGATTTCGTTCTGGTTGAACCTCGAGCGGGCACTGCACCGCATCCAGGAGAAGCGGGAATCGCCCGAGGTTGCTCTTACCCTGAACATTCTCAAGCATGGCAAGCGTTTCCATGCGACCGTTTCGTTCGATACGGATACCGGTTTGAAGCAGACGCTGGCCATGGTGGCCGATTACAATCCGCTCATGAAGGACTTTCCGATCAATGATTTACTGTCGGCAACGGAGCTGGACAAGATCCGGCAGGCGGTGCACTCGATCTTTAACCATCTGCGCAAGATCCGGAACACCAAGTACCCGATCCAGCGCTGCCTCCGACTGATCGAAGCGATCTCGCGCGATCTtagccagcagctgctgaaggtgttgggcacccggcgccTGATGCACATCCCGTTCGATGAGTTCGAGCGCGTGATGAATCAGTGCTTCGAGGTGTTTAGCTGCTGGGATGATGAGTACGATAAGCTGCTCGGAACGCTGCGTGAGATCGTGAAGCGTAAGCGCGATGAGCACATCAAGATGGTGTGGCGCATCTCGCCAGCGCACAAGATTCTCCAGCAGCGCATGGAGCATATGCGCAAGTTCCGCCGCCAGCACGAGCAGCTCCGTACGGTCATCGTTCGTGTGCTGCGCCCCTCGCGCCAGCCATCGGTGAtgtccggtgctggtgatggtggcgccgAGGGTAAACAACCGTACAGCCTGGATACGGCCGATGCCAACGCCATCGAGGAGGTGAACCTAGCGTACGAGAATGTGAAGGAGATCGAGTGTCTGGACATCTCGAAGGAAGGTTCCGAGGCGTGGGATGCGGCAATCAAGCGGTACGAAGACCGCATCGATCGTGTTGAGGCGCGCATCACGGCCCACTTACGCGATCAGCTGGGAACGGCAAAGAATGCGAACGAAATGTTCCGTATCTTTTCGCGCTTCAATGCGCTCTTCGTACGGCCGCATATTCGTGGTGCTATTCGCGAGTACCAGACGCAGCTCATTCAGCGTGTGAAGGATGATATCGAGGCACTGCACGAGAAGTTTAAGGTACGCTCGATCGCGATACTCACCATCGGTTTGTTCAATCATGTTTACTTTACCTACTATTTCTCCTCTTATAACAGGTGCAATATCCTCAGAGTAAGAACTGTAGTCTGTCGACGGTACGCGATTTGCCACCGGTTGCCGGATCAATCATTTGGGCACGCCAGATCGACAATCAGCTTACGATGTATCTGAAGCGCGTCGAAGACGTACTTGGCCGTGGCTGGGAGTCGCATATCGACGGCCAAAAGCTGAAAGCCGACGGTGACAGTTTCCGGGCCAAGCTGTCGACCGCGGAAGTGTTTCAGGATTGGGCGCGCAAAGTGCAGGAACGTAACACGGGCATCACCGGTCGTATCTTCTCGATCGAATCGACTCGCTCCCGTACCGGGCGCGGCAGTGTGCTCCGTTTGCGGGTGAACTTCCTGCCCGAGATCATTACACTGTACAAGGAGGTGCGCAACCTGAAGTCGCTTGGCTTCCGCGTCCCGCTAGCCATCGTCAACAAGGCTCACCAGGCGAATCAACTGTATCCGTTTGCGATTTCGCTGATCGAAAGTGTCCGATCGTACGAGCGTACACTGGAGAAGGTAAGCCCGGCCGCGCTAGTTCATATGACCACCCCCCAACAACCGACAACCAACAGCACCGTACTCTTGCGTACTCCATATTCTATCTCACCAACACCAGAATCATCTTACTACCACTTTTCATACCTTCCCATCCTTCGATCTTGATACATACGCTCATTGTGGGCTCCTTTTTGCGGAGCTAAAAGACGGCTCACCAGGACATACAACACCGGGTTGCGGGTTGATGTCGACTCGAATGCAGCTCTCGGTTTACCTCGTGGCCTCGTaccattttgaaaaaaaaacgagagatCTCATTAGATTTACTACCTTTTCAACATCACAGTAAGAATTGTATCCTTAATTTCGTTCTTCCATGCAGCTAAACAATAGGACATTAGCACAAAATTCAGTATTTAAGGTAGCGAACCGCTAAAACAGTTTATCTCTAGCCCTAGCTCTCAGTAGTTGCCGTTCGCGCgcccgctctcgctctcttgcgtTCGCTTCCGTTGTACTGTTTATGTTTGTGCTTATGCGCCAAATACGctctcgttgtcgtcgatttTGTTGCTATTTGGTTGCCAGTTTTCTTATCTCGGTTGTTGGAATGGTTGTCAATGCTTTGTAAGTTATTCCGTTCTCTCAGGAAacgttccatttcgtttctgAAACTGTTACCATAGTTTGCTGTTCCGCTCTGCTTTGCTATTTCTATTCAACTTCTAGCGCCTCTGTTAGCTCTGTTCTGTTACCAGTTCGTCTGAtgtggaaaggaaatgtttacaaaattaaacaaatttatcGAAATTTAGTATACTCGTCCATTGATCAGTAATATTGAAATATGTAAACTTATCCAGATGTTTATCATAGtgtcgtttccttttttatcacTTCTTTGGTATTATGTAAAATCTCGAATGTAAATGTAAATCTTCAATCAGGATTTatattccccaaaaaaaaaaacattttatttcctcTAAATGTACCCGATCCTCTTATACAAAAGTATACCGTTTTAAATTTAGCTTTTTGCTTCAGTTTTGCGCAAACTTCTAATCTTGCACGAACCGTTCTTTCATCTAACTGTGTATCTTTCTCTGTCATTACAAAACTATAAAAACACCGTCTAATGCTTGCCTTTAAGAGGGGCTGCGTTTAATCGGTGCCATACAGTGCCTGATACGGGTTCCAATACTCATGTTCTaatctttcctttctttttatcCAATGTTTTGCTTCACCGGACAATGGGCTGCGCGGGCAGATTGAGGATCGAGCTAGCATCATACCGCTAGTAGCC is a window of Anopheles aquasalis chromosome 2, idAnoAquaMG_Q_19, whole genome shotgun sequence DNA encoding:
- the LOC126581312 gene encoding probable leucine--tRNA ligase, mitochondrial, with protein sequence MRLLQWPVVLRRFAGFQRRRHLCSSASDAVASRELTSEMKLQIEERWQNKLGDSRFDPSATDKAKRYVLAMFPYPSGNLHMGHVRVYTISDAMARFYRLNGANVLHPMGWDAFGLPAENAAIQRCIPADKWTQRNIAEMRKQLEMLAFSFDWEREFATCDPSYYHWTQQLFLMLFKDGLAYQREAQVNWDPIDQTVLADEQVDDNGCSWRSGAKVEKKVLRQWFIKTTRFAKPLLEGLNDPSLEDWKDIIKLQRHWIGECEGYAFELPLADDAKGASISIWTREPTDLRKALFIALHPSNLLNTSKGNDCVLKVECENPFTGRRLPVIVTENVPFAEGCDTYLAVDSEENRKIAQAIGLKKSDLNGNNDGNGLSNDEILSKALSTRIGGHAVSSKLRDWLISRQRFWGTPIPIIHCPSCGPVAVPEQDLPVRLPTDSVGVPLAQNAEWLRAECPSCKRTDCQRESDTMDTFVDSSWYFLRFADPHNSKAMFDRSAAHHLMPVDLYVGGKEHAVLHLYYARFVAHYLHSKGLLSAAEPFKRLLVQGMVMGRSYRVVSNGKYIPAAEAEIVDEKNSKAIERATGEPVTLLWEKMSKSKLNGVDPLEVLRQHGCDTLRLILLADVAPTSHRNWSEATFPGILNWQKRIWMTMYDFREIRSKLTVGEGPPSTEEYKQHEHQLWDARNYFTAGATFNYRHSHQLSVGISKMQGLTNAIRRVPPEVIAFSRQYELALAAQILMLAPMAPHFAAELWQQFLTVPNRATQDTESDTVIRWNGGVFDQRWPEIDQDFPLDLTFKINGAECCILKIPAKRFNVLTHQESLDIALKQEPILKLIGKRPLRTSEFTLYPSCEAFLAVELDRALSSDGEVVKDKKEKKEKKHKKKKSLQVVHIG